In bacterium, a genomic segment contains:
- a CDS encoding RelA/SpoT domain-containing protein: MSDNLPLPYSKGRIDRAGRALRRHLTGDDPPLSRAELDTEIGVVEAFRSEHRDPLRKARVGLRSCVDTEGLQAVEFGQRLKRTPTIVDKLRRLPTMKLSSMQDIGGCRAVFATQAEVAHVLDRFTRNSFNRNGVEDNVRDYAANPRSSGYRGVHVWTRYDGRRIEVQLRTRPQHQWAKLVETLVVISGVDYKSGDGHELVHDWLRRLSEGYAINEAGRPVSRVFRAEYDELQAAAWDLLDRDTGQGGGIHG; encoded by the coding sequence GTGTCCGACAACCTGCCCCTGCCGTACTCCAAGGGGCGCATCGACCGGGCCGGTCGGGCCCTGCGGCGACACCTGACCGGCGACGACCCACCGCTGTCGAGAGCCGAACTCGACACCGAGATCGGCGTCGTCGAGGCATTCCGATCTGAGCACCGTGATCCGTTGCGGAAGGCCCGGGTGGGCCTCCGGTCGTGCGTGGACACGGAGGGCCTGCAGGCCGTCGAGTTCGGCCAGCGTCTCAAGCGGACACCGACCATTGTGGACAAGCTGCGACGGCTTCCGACGATGAAGCTGTCGAGCATGCAGGACATCGGCGGCTGCCGAGCGGTGTTCGCGACGCAGGCGGAGGTCGCGCACGTGCTGGACAGGTTCACCCGCAACAGCTTCAACCGAAACGGTGTCGAGGACAACGTTCGCGACTACGCGGCGAACCCTCGTTCCTCCGGTTACCGCGGCGTCCACGTCTGGACCCGTTACGACGGTCGGCGCATCGAGGTGCAACTTCGTACACGGCCGCAGCACCAGTGGGCGAAGCTCGTCGAGACGCTCGTGGTCATAAGCGGCGTCGACTACAAGAGTGGTGACGGCCATGAACTCGTGCACGACTGGCTCCGGCGGCTGTCCGAGGGGTATGCGATCAACGAGGCGGGCCGGCCGGTCAGCAGGGTCTTCAGGGCGGAGTACGATGAGTTGCAGGCAGCGGCGTGGGATCTGCTCGACAGAGATACCGGGCAAGGAGGCGGGATCCATGGCTAG